CGCTCAACCCGCTCCGCCCAGCACGGCAGAGGGCGCCGACGCCCACGGCTTTCCCCCGGATCGCCCGGCCGGAGGCTGATTCCTCGCCGGAGCCGACGACGTCGAGACCGCGCCCCGGAAGACCGCCGGGCTCCTCGACCAGGCCAAGGCGCACCGTAAGCTCTCGTCCTCCCTGCGGTACGACGGCGCCTGATCGCCGGCAACGTCCGGCTCAGGAGACAATCTTGAACCGTCCCCAAGCGGTTTGTCGGGTAATACCCAGGGCGGCGCCGATCCGGGACCAGCTGATGTCTCTTTCCCTGGCGACGCCGACCCAGTGCCGTAGCTGCTCCTCGACGTGGGAACCTAGGCGGGCAATCTCGGGCAGCTGCGCCAAGAGTTCCTCATCGCTCAACTGCTCCCACTCGGGCCCAAGGAAGCGGGCCCCGTCAGCCTGCGCCGGGGCGCCCAGCAGGTCCCGGGCGGCGCCCACGCAGTGCTCACAGATCGAAATGCCCGGACCAACCACTAGCCGCCGGTCCCGGGTCCCGGCGCGGCCACAGAAAGAGCAATAGCCCTGTCCCGAATCGACGTCGACCATCTTTGCCCCTTGGTGCGCGGCGGCGTTGACAACGTCAGGTGCTACCTGACACCCTCGCGTGTGACCTTTCGCACATCGCCTGGCTCCCAGCGTAGCCGTCCCGCCGGCAAAAGACAGGGCCCGGACGCTACTCCCGCTGGGCCGCTCTTGCGCGGACCATTCCGATGGCTCTTCATTGCAGGCATCGGCGATGGGATCGGCGACGACGTCGCCCGTGCGCTGCTGCCGGTTGTTGCCGTGGCCATGCTCGGCGCCGGGGCCTTCGAAGCAGGGATTCTCAATGCCCTCGGTATGGTGGCGTTCCTGGTCCTCGGCGTCCCGGCCGGCGTCCTCGTGGACCGCTGGCCCCGGAAGCCGGTCCTGATCGGCGCCAACCTGGTCCGGGCAGCCGTCGTGCTGACCGTTCCCCTGGCTTTTGCGGCGGGCGCACTGCAGCTCTGGCACCTTTTCCTCGTCGCCGCCGTCATCAGTGCCGCCGACGTCTTCTTTACCTCGGCGCAGTCGGCGGTGATGCCTACGCTATTGGCGGGAGACCAGCTCGCGCGGGGCTACGCCCGGGTGCAGACGGTCCAGAGCGGTCTTGCCGTCGCGGCCCCGGGTGTCACCGGTGTCCTGATCAGGATCGCCGCTGCGCCGGCCCTCCTGGCGATTTCGGGCCTTGCCTATCTGTTCTCCGCCGCGGTGACGTGCGGGCTGCCCGAGGTGCGGTCCGTCCGCTCCTCGGGGCCAACGGGATTTTGGGCGGAAGCGCGCCACGGGCTTGTCTTCACGCTGGGGCACCCGATCGTCCGGGCCCTGATGGGCTCGATTGCGCTGGTCAACGCGGCCGGTATGTGGGGAGCCGGCGCAAAGGTCGTCTTTGTCCTCAACGCCCTCTGGATACCGGTGGACCAGGTTGTCGCGCTGGGCGCCGTATCCGCGGCCGGCGGACTGGCGGCCTCCCTGATGGCCACCGGAATCACCCGCCGCCTCGGAATCGGCAGGACCAAGGTCATCGCCAGCCTGGCCGGCGCCTGCTCTATGCTGCTGGTTCCCGCAGCCCCCGCCCTGGCGTTGCCGGCAGTGTTCTGGGTGGGACTCTCCGGCTTCGGCTGGTCCTACTTCGTGGTGCTGAACGGCCTGGCGGGTGCCGGCATCGTGGCCCGGCTCGTCCCCGCCGACCTCATGGGCAGGGCGATGTCCAGCTACCGGCTGGTCACCCTGGGCGTGATGCCCGTGGCCAGCCTCGCCGGCGGCTTCCTCGCGCTCCTTGCTGGCGAGGCCACCGTCCTCTGGGCGTCGGCCATCATCGCGGCCATCTCGGCGGTGCCGGTCCTCTTGTCGCCGCTCCGGCACTGGGAGGCCTTTCCGGAGGAACTCGACGTCGGCCGAACCGTCCAGACTACGGTGACGGCGGGCAAATAACCCTGAAACCGGCGCCCCGGCCGCGTTTAATCGCCGAATTGCGGGCACCGCACCCTGCCCGCTGTGGGCGAGGTCACGCCGCGGGCCGGGAAGCTGGCGTCCGGGAATCCTGTTGAACCAAGGGACAGCAGAAGCGCTCCGGACGGGGCGAGCCCAGCGAAAGGGACGCGAATGACCATCGCCCATGAAGAAGCAGTAATCGACGCCGCAGCGGTGGACGCCATCTTTGCCCAGGCACGCACGGCCAACGCCTTTACCGGCGAGGTCACGGACGAGCAGGCCCGCGCCATCTACGAGCTGACCAAGTTCGGTCCCACCGCGTTCAACTCGCAGCCCCTGCGTGTCACCTATGTCCGCTCGGACGAGGCCCGCGCCGCTCTGGTGGACACCCTGTCCGCCGGGAACCGCGCAAAGACCGCGACCGCGCCACTGGTTGCGGTCCTCAGCACCGACACGGCGTGGCACGAGCAGTGGGACACCTTTCTCCCCGGCTACAACGCCCCCAAGGCCATGTACGACGCCGCCCCGGACCTCGCCGCGGCCACCGGCAACAACAACGCCCACCTCCAGGCGGGCTACTTCATCCTCGCCGTCCGTTCTCTCGGGCTTTCGGCCGGACCCATGACGGGCGCCGACTTCGGCAAGATCGATGCCGCGTTCTTCCCGGACGGCAGCCAGAAGAGCTTCATGGTGGTCAACATCGGCCACGCCGCCGAGAACGCCTGGGGTGCCCCGAAGCCCAAGTTCGCCTACGAAGAAGTGGTCCGCACCGTCTAACCCGGCGGCAGGCGATCGCGTCGGTGGGCAGTGGCAGACTATGCCCATGCGGAACCTGATTGTGGTCGCTTTCCTGGAGCCGGTGACCGAGGGCATGGAATTCCCCCGCGACGCTTGGCCGCTGCACATCACCCTGGTGAAGTTCGACGTCGTCGGGCAGCCCGGTGAAGGGCAGCCCGGCGGCGGGGATAACGGCGGCGCCGCTGCCGCCGTCGCGGGTGATGCCCTGGCCGCCCGCGTGGCGGCGCTGATGGACGCGCCGGTCCGGGCCGCCCTGGGGACCACCCTGACCGTCGGCGGCGAGGCAGGCTTTGGTCGCGGCGGCTCGGTCCCGGTCAGCTTGATCGAGGCCAGTGCCCCGCTTCAGGCCCTTCATGAGGCCCTCGTGCGGGCGGTCGAGGCGTTGCCGGGCCGGATCGCCACACCCGGCTACACCATGGCGGGATTCCGTCCGCATGTATCCCACCGGGGCGAGAAGGCGCCCAGGGCGGGCGATCACGTGGAGCTGGACCGGGTCGCGCTGGTGGACATGGCTCCCGACGGCGGGCACGCCACGAGGCGGCTTCTGCGGCTCTGGGAGGCCACATTGTGAATGAACCTCTTCATTTGTTCACAGAGGTGCAATACTTGGGTCAAAATTCGGAGTCAGACACCCTGGGAGACCTGGGTCACGAGGTGCGTGCTGGGGGAACCACAGGATGATGCTTGACACCTCCACCTTGCGGGTTGCCTTGGCCGTAGTGACCCTGACGTTGCTCTGCCTGTTCTACTTCATCACCTACCGGCGGACCCGTTCCCCTTTCAGCGGATGGTGGTGCTCCGCCCTGCTGATGTTCCTCACCGGATCGGCGTCGTATCTGCTGGACGGTACCGTCTACCAGGCGTGGGCCAACCCGCTGGGCAACACCCTGCTGGTTGGCGGAGCTGTAGCCATGTGGGCGGGCGCCCGGTCGCTGCGCAACCGAAGCTCCCACCTGTGGGTCATGCTGGCGGGCCCGGCCGTGACGGGTGTGCTGTCGATCCTGGACCATCCGGCAACCAACAACTGGTCCGGCGGCGCGGTCCTGCTCGGCATGATGGGGCTGATGCTAGGCCTCTCGTCCCGGGAGCTTTTCGTGCTCGACGTCGACTACTCCCGAGTGCACCGCCCCCTCGCCTATGGCTCGGCATTCCTGGCAGTTTTCTACGCCGGCCGGCTGATCGCCTTTGTTATCGACGGCCCGGAAGGGCCGGTGTTCGTCGCCTTTTTCGGTTCGGTGGTGACGACACTCCTCACCTCGATGATCCTGGTGCTGGCGTCGTTCACCATGGCGGAGCTGAGCAACGAACAGCTGACCCGTGACCTGCGGGCGCGCGCCACGGTCGACGGGCTTACGGGGCTCCTCAACCGCACCGCCTTCGTGGACTTGGCGGAGAATGAACTCCGCCGCCTCAGCGGCGCGCGGACCACCGCCGCCCTTGTCCTGGCCGACCTGGACCACTTCAAGGCCGTCAACGACCAGTACGGGCACGCGGCCGGGGACGAGGCGCTGCAGGCGTTCGCTGCCGCGTGCACGTCCGCGGTCCGCTCCACCGACCTCGTGGGGCGCTTCGGCGGGGAGGAGTTCATCCTGCTCCTGCCGGGCCTCAGCCCCGAGCGTGCCGGCGAGATGGCGGCCGTCATCAGCCGCCGGCTGCAGGAAGCACAACCGAACGTCGCAGCCCGCCTCCCCACCGTCAGCTACGGGATTGCCTCGACCGGGCCGGGCCGCGTCGACCTGAAGGCCCTGATCGCCTCGGCCGACGCCGCGCTCTACCACGCCAAAACGCTCGGCCGGGACCGGTCGGTCCTGGCAACGAGCCTCCGCGAGGAACAGACCGCCTGAGCGTCCGGGTGGAGCCCGCGGCGCCTCCGGGCCCGGGAACCGGCTAGGAAATCACCCCGTCAACCAGGGCCTTGGCTTCGGCCTGCACCTGCTTGAGGTGGTCCGCGCCCTTGAAGGACTCGGCGTAGATCTTGTACACGTCCTCGGTACCGGACGGCCGGGCAGCGAACCAGGCGTTCTCGGTGACCACCTTGAGGCCGCCGATGGCCGCGCCGTTCCCGGGCGCTTCGGTCAGCTTTGCGGTGATGGTTTCGCCGGCCAGTTCCGTCGCGGTGACGTCCGACGGCGACAGCTTGCCCAGTGCGGCCTTCTGCTCCCGCGTGGCGGCGGCGTCGATGCGCGCGTACACCGGGTCACCGAACCGGTCCGTGAGCCCCTTGTACAGCTGCGACGGCGACTTGCCGGTCACGGCCGTGATCTCGGAAGCCAGCAGCGCCAGCAGGATGCCGTCCTTGTCCGTGGTCCAGACGCTGCCGTCCATTTTGTTGAACGAGGCGCCGGCGGATTCCTCCCCGCCGAAGGCTCCCTCGCCGGACAGCAGTCCCGGCACGAACCACTTGAAGCCCACCGGCACCTCGACGAGCTTCCGGCCCAGGCTTTCGGCCACCCGGTCGATGATGGAGGAGGACACCAGGGTCTTGCCGATCACCGACTGAGGGTTCCAGCCGGTGCGGTGCCGGTACAGGTAGTCGATCGCGACGGCGAGGTAATGGTTGGGGTTCATCAGGCCGCCGTCCGGCGTGACGATGCCGTGCCGGTCGGCGTCGGCGTCGTTGCCGGTGGCGACGTCGAAGGGTGCGGACCCGTCCGCACCAACAGCCATCCGGTTGATCAGGGACGCCATCGCCGACGGCGAGGAGCAGTCCATCCGGATCTTCTCATCCCAGTCCAGCGTCATAAAGGCCCACTGCGGGTCGACGGTCGGGTTTACCACGGTGAGGTTGAGGTGGTGGCGTTCGCCGATTTCGCCCCAGTAGTCCACGGACGCGCCGCCCATGGGGTCGGCGCCGAGGCGGACTCCGGCGTCGCGGATCGCGTTCAGGTCCAGCACGGACGGTAGGTCATCGACGTAGCTGGACAGGAAATCGAACTTGCCGGTGGTGCCGGCGGCCGTGGCCTCGGCGATCGGGACCCGCTTGACCCCGCGCAGGCCGTTCTCCAGCAGCTCGTTCGCGCGGTTGGCGATCCAGCCGGTGGCATCGGTGTCGGCCGGGCCACCGTGCGGCGGGTTGTACTTGAAACCGCCGTCGCCGGGCGGGTTGTGGCTGGGAGTCACCACGATCCCGTCGGCCTGCGGCGCGCCGGCGGGCGAGTTGTTGTTGTGGGTCAGGATGGCGTGGCTCAGGGCAGGCGTTGGCGTGTAGCCGTGGCGGGCGTCGATCAGGACGTGCACGCCGTTGGCCGCGAGGACCTCCAGAGCCGAGTTCTGGGCCGGTTCGCTCAGGGCATGGGTGTCCTTGGCGAGGTACAGCGGACCGGCGATGCCCTGGCCGGCGCGGTATTCCACGATGGCCTGGGTGATGGCGAGGATGTGGGGCTCGTTGAACGAGGCCTTGAGGCTGGAGCCCCGGTGCCCGGAGGTTCCGAACGCCACCCGCTGGCCGGGGTCGCCCAGATCCGGCGAGACGTCGTAGTACGCGTCGAGGAGCGCAGTGAGGTCAACAAGGTCTTGGGGTTGGGCAACTGTGCCCGCGCGGCTAGCCATGGCTCCAGCATGCCAGACGCGGGGCCAAGGGCAACATGGTTTCGCCGGAATCGGGCCGCTGTGACGCCGCGCCCCCGGCCGGGAAAACCCTGCGGCGGTAATCTGGAGGGACACATGTCAGAGGGGAACACGATGACCGATCAGACCAGGCACGATGGGGCCCAGCGCGGGGACCAGCCGCCGTGGAACCCGCCGTACGGTGCCGACGGCCAGGTGCCCCCGATGCCGGCGATGGCACCGCACCCCGGGCAGCCGGCCGGGCACTACGGCGGCTACGGGCCGCCGGCAGGACCGTACGCCGATGCCTACGGCCAGCCGAACTACTACGGCGTGCCGGCCGCCCCGAAAGCCCTGAGCATCGCGAGCCTGTGCTGCGGCATCGCATCCTTCCTGGGCTTCGGCTTTTTCCTGCTCCCGCAGCTGGCCGCGGTCGTCCTCGGGCACCTCGCGCTGAACCGCGAGCCGGCCGGCAGGGGCCTGGCGATCGCGGGGCTGGTCCTGGGCTACGCCGCGATTGCCATCACGGTCCTGGTGGTCGTCACCCTTGGCGTCGCCTTCTCGAACGCGGACTTCATCGCCGCGTAAGCGTCCGGCAACGGGCTGCCGGCGGGTGGCATCCTCGGTTACGGAACCTCTGAGAGCACCTTCCGGACCGCCTCGGCGACCGCAGCGCGGAATCCCGGGTGTCCCGCGAGTTCCTCGGGGAAGATTTCCTTGACCGCCAGGAGCCGGCCGGCGAGCCCGGCCTCAGAGCCGGCCGCGGCTGCCCGCAGCGCTTCCGCCAGCGGATCGTCCAGGCCCAGCGGCCGGCCGTTGACGTCCCGACCGCGGTAGATGAACACCATCCACGCCGCGACCAGCAGGGCCCCGGAGTAGGGGATTTCGCCCGCGGACAACCGGTCCGCTACCGTCCCGAGGATCCTGACAGGCAGCTTCTGCGACCCGTCCATGGCGACCTGGATGGTGGTGTGCCCCAGGTTCGGGTTGGCGAACCGCTCCAGGATCGATTCGCCGTAGGCCGCCAGGTCCGTGCCGGGCGGGGCCGTCAGGGTGGGAATGATGTCGTTGCGCTGCAGGCGGCGTGCCTCTTCCACAAGCCCGTCCGCAGCGACGGCGTCGGCGATCGTCGGGTGCCCCCGAAGTGCCCCGAGGTACGCCAGAAGGGAGTGGGTGGCATTGAGCATCCGCAGTTTCGCGAGTTCGAAGGTGCCGACGTCGGCGGTGACGATAGCTCCGGCGCGCTCCCACGCCGGGCGCGGTCCCGGGAAGTTGTCTTCGATGATCCACTGGCCAAACGGCTCCGCCACCACCAGACCCTCGTCCCTCAGGTCCAGCAGCCGTTCGGCTTCCCGGCGGTTCGCCTCGGTTGTCGCGGGAACGATCCGGTCCACCATGGTGGAGGGGAACGTGACGGCTGCGTCGAGCCATTCCAGCAGTCCGTGCGCCCCTGCCGCCTCAGCCAGTTCCAGCACGAGGCCGCGGGTGACGCTTCCGTTCGACATCAGGTTGTCGCAGCACATCACGGCGAACGGGGCGCCGGAGGTCGCGTGGCGCCGGGCCAGCCCCCGGACCAGCAGGCCGAGCGGGGTGCGGCCCGGCCCGGCGAAGCTCCGGCCGGCGACTTCGGCCTTCAGCGCGTCCACGTCCGCCGCCACCGCGGGATTGCCGAGATCCAGGCCGCCGCCGAGCCTCCGCGGGTAACCCTTTTCGGTGATGGTCAGCGATGCCAGATGAACGCTCTCCGCCGCCAGCGTCCGGAGTACCTCCTCGGATCCGGTTCCCGGGAACACCACCCCGCGCATCGAGCCCATCACGCGCAGCGACGAGGAGTCCCGGGCCTTGGTCAGCACCGAATACAGGCCGTCCTGGGGTCCGAGCTGTTCCGCTACCCGCGCCGACCGTCCGGTGACGCCGAGGATTCCCCACCGGGTATCGCCCGTAGCCGCGGCGGCGTCCTCGGTGTACACGGCCTGGTGCGCGCGGTGAAAGGCGCCGACGCCGAAGTGGACCAGGCCGGTGCTGAGGGCCCGAGGATCCACGGCGGGACCGGAGACGCGGGGGCGCTCCGCTGCCGCCGCCACAGTGGCCAGCGACAGGCGGTCGGTGAGGGTAATTGCAGACATCGTTGGCCTTTC
The nucleotide sequence above comes from Arthrobacter sp. KBS0702. Encoded proteins:
- a CDS encoding ClpX C4-type zinc finger protein — translated: MVDVDSGQGYCSFCGRAGTRDRRLVVGPGISICEHCVGAARDLLGAPAQADGARFLGPEWEQLSDEELLAQLPEIARLGSHVEEQLRHWVGVARERDISWSRIGAALGITRQTAWGRFKIVS
- a CDS encoding MFS transporter, whose translation is MRGPFRWLFIAGIGDGIGDDVARALLPVVAVAMLGAGAFEAGILNALGMVAFLVLGVPAGVLVDRWPRKPVLIGANLVRAAVVLTVPLAFAAGALQLWHLFLVAAVISAADVFFTSAQSAVMPTLLAGDQLARGYARVQTVQSGLAVAAPGVTGVLIRIAAAPALLAISGLAYLFSAAVTCGLPEVRSVRSSGPTGFWAEARHGLVFTLGHPIVRALMGSIALVNAAGMWGAGAKVVFVLNALWIPVDQVVALGAVSAAGGLAASLMATGITRRLGIGRTKVIASLAGACSMLLVPAAPALALPAVFWVGLSGFGWSYFVVLNGLAGAGIVARLVPADLMGRAMSSYRLVTLGVMPVASLAGGFLALLAGEATVLWASAIIAAISAVPVLLSPLRHWEAFPEELDVGRTVQTTVTAGK
- a CDS encoding malonic semialdehyde reductase; translated protein: MTIAHEEAVIDAAAVDAIFAQARTANAFTGEVTDEQARAIYELTKFGPTAFNSQPLRVTYVRSDEARAALVDTLSAGNRAKTATAPLVAVLSTDTAWHEQWDTFLPGYNAPKAMYDAAPDLAAATGNNNAHLQAGYFILAVRSLGLSAGPMTGADFGKIDAAFFPDGSQKSFMVVNIGHAAENAWGAPKPKFAYEEVVRTV
- a CDS encoding 2'-5' RNA ligase family protein — encoded protein: MRNLIVVAFLEPVTEGMEFPRDAWPLHITLVKFDVVGQPGEGQPGGGDNGGAAAAVAGDALAARVAALMDAPVRAALGTTLTVGGEAGFGRGGSVPVSLIEASAPLQALHEALVRAVEALPGRIATPGYTMAGFRPHVSHRGEKAPRAGDHVELDRVALVDMAPDGGHATRRLLRLWEATL
- a CDS encoding GGDEF domain-containing protein, whose amino-acid sequence is MMLDTSTLRVALAVVTLTLLCLFYFITYRRTRSPFSGWWCSALLMFLTGSASYLLDGTVYQAWANPLGNTLLVGGAVAMWAGARSLRNRSSHLWVMLAGPAVTGVLSILDHPATNNWSGGAVLLGMMGLMLGLSSRELFVLDVDYSRVHRPLAYGSAFLAVFYAGRLIAFVIDGPEGPVFVAFFGSVVTTLLTSMILVLASFTMAELSNEQLTRDLRARATVDGLTGLLNRTAFVDLAENELRRLSGARTTAALVLADLDHFKAVNDQYGHAAGDEALQAFAAACTSAVRSTDLVGRFGGEEFILLLPGLSPERAGEMAAVISRRLQEAQPNVAARLPTVSYGIASTGPGRVDLKALIASADAALYHAKTLGRDRSVLATSLREEQTA
- the pgm gene encoding phosphoglucomutase (alpha-D-glucose-1,6-bisphosphate-dependent): MASRAGTVAQPQDLVDLTALLDAYYDVSPDLGDPGQRVAFGTSGHRGSSLKASFNEPHILAITQAIVEYRAGQGIAGPLYLAKDTHALSEPAQNSALEVLAANGVHVLIDARHGYTPTPALSHAILTHNNNSPAGAPQADGIVVTPSHNPPGDGGFKYNPPHGGPADTDATGWIANRANELLENGLRGVKRVPIAEATAAGTTGKFDFLSSYVDDLPSVLDLNAIRDAGVRLGADPMGGASVDYWGEIGERHHLNLTVVNPTVDPQWAFMTLDWDEKIRMDCSSPSAMASLINRMAVGADGSAPFDVATGNDADADRHGIVTPDGGLMNPNHYLAVAIDYLYRHRTGWNPQSVIGKTLVSSSIIDRVAESLGRKLVEVPVGFKWFVPGLLSGEGAFGGEESAGASFNKMDGSVWTTDKDGILLALLASEITAVTGKSPSQLYKGLTDRFGDPVYARIDAAATREQKAALGKLSPSDVTATELAGETITAKLTEAPGNGAAIGGLKVVTENAWFAARPSGTEDVYKIYAESFKGADHLKQVQAEAKALVDGVIS
- a CDS encoding DUF4190 domain-containing protein — encoded protein: MTDQTRHDGAQRGDQPPWNPPYGADGQVPPMPAMAPHPGQPAGHYGGYGPPAGPYADAYGQPNYYGVPAAPKALSIASLCCGIASFLGFGFFLLPQLAAVVLGHLALNREPAGRGLAIAGLVLGYAAIAITVLVVVTLGVAFSNADFIAA
- a CDS encoding mannitol dehydrogenase family protein — its product is MSAITLTDRLSLATVAAAAERPRVSGPAVDPRALSTGLVHFGVGAFHRAHQAVYTEDAAAATGDTRWGILGVTGRSARVAEQLGPQDGLYSVLTKARDSSSLRVMGSMRGVVFPGTGSEEVLRTLAAESVHLASLTITEKGYPRRLGGGLDLGNPAVAADVDALKAEVAGRSFAGPGRTPLGLLVRGLARRHATSGAPFAVMCCDNLMSNGSVTRGLVLELAEAAGAHGLLEWLDAAVTFPSTMVDRIVPATTEANRREAERLLDLRDEGLVVAEPFGQWIIEDNFPGPRPAWERAGAIVTADVGTFELAKLRMLNATHSLLAYLGALRGHPTIADAVAADGLVEEARRLQRNDIIPTLTAPPGTDLAAYGESILERFANPNLGHTTIQVAMDGSQKLPVRILGTVADRLSAGEIPYSGALLVAAWMVFIYRGRDVNGRPLGLDDPLAEALRAAAAGSEAGLAGRLLAVKEIFPEELAGHPGFRAAVAEAVRKVLSEVP